From Deferrisoma camini S3R1, the proteins below share one genomic window:
- a CDS encoding four helix bundle suffix domain-containing protein, with translation MPDRFLPPHGGYKKLLSYQRALVVYEATVRFCERWFDRRDRTVDQMVQAARSGKQNIVEASMASGTSKEMEIKLTNVARASLEELLEDYRDFLRLRGIEEWPKNHPYARRLSELARTPGADYETFRRAVEHPDPAIAANAIIGLIKITTYLLDRQIGQLEKAFLEEGGLRERMTRARLEAREEQRRKRRGPPQRRTK, from the coding sequence ATGCCTGACCGGTTTCTTCCGCCCCACGGCGGGTACAAGAAGCTCCTGAGCTACCAGCGGGCCCTCGTGGTGTACGAGGCCACCGTGCGGTTTTGCGAGCGCTGGTTCGACCGGCGCGACCGCACCGTGGACCAGATGGTGCAGGCGGCCCGGTCGGGCAAGCAGAACATCGTCGAGGCGAGCATGGCCTCGGGCACATCAAAAGAGATGGAGATCAAGCTCACCAACGTGGCCCGGGCGAGCCTGGAGGAGCTGCTGGAGGACTACCGGGACTTCCTGCGGCTCCGGGGGATCGAGGAGTGGCCGAAGAACCATCCCTACGCCAGGCGCCTCTCCGAGCTCGCCCGGACCCCGGGCGCCGACTACGAGACCTTCCGCCGGGCCGTGGAGCACCCCGACCCGGCCATCGCGGCCAACGCCATCATCGGGCTCATCAAGATCACGACGTACCTGCTCGACCGGCAGATCGGGCAACTGGAAAAGGCTTTTCTCGAAGAGGGCGGCCTGCGCGAGCGCATGACCCGTGCGCGCCTCGAGGCGCGGGAGGAACAACGGCGCAAGAGGCGCGGACCACCCCAACGCCGCACCAAGTAA
- a CDS encoding metal-dependent hydrolase: MVDVTYHGHACFLLDDGAHRVLIDPFLSGNPNARVGPEAFDRLDAILVTHGHADHLGDAVEISKRTGAPVVAPFELAMFCQRRGAVVHPMHIGGGHRFEFGRVKLTIAHHGSAFVDKGTEYTGNPCGFVLELGGLTLYHAGDTGLFYDMKLIGEMNRIDVAFLPIGDNFTMGPEDAAKAVELIRPRYVVPMHYATFDVLVQSPGEFASLAGGHGADVVVIGFGDTHRFG; the protein is encoded by the coding sequence ATGGTCGACGTCACCTACCACGGACACGCCTGCTTCCTGCTGGACGACGGCGCCCACCGGGTCCTCATCGACCCGTTCCTCTCGGGCAACCCCAACGCCCGGGTCGGGCCCGAGGCCTTCGACCGGCTCGACGCGATCCTGGTCACCCACGGCCACGCCGATCACCTGGGGGACGCCGTGGAGATCTCGAAGCGCACGGGTGCGCCGGTGGTGGCCCCGTTCGAGCTGGCCATGTTCTGCCAGCGCCGGGGGGCCGTGGTGCACCCCATGCACATCGGGGGCGGCCACCGCTTCGAGTTCGGTCGGGTGAAGCTCACCATCGCCCACCACGGCTCGGCGTTCGTGGACAAGGGCACCGAGTACACCGGCAACCCCTGCGGCTTCGTGCTCGAGCTGGGGGGACTCACCCTGTACCACGCCGGCGACACCGGGCTGTTCTACGACATGAAGCTCATCGGCGAGATGAACCGGATCGACGTGGCGTTCCTGCCCATCGGCGACAACTTCACCATGGGGCCCGAGGACGCGGCCAAGGCCGTGGAGCTGATCCGCCCCCGGTACGTGGTGCCCATGCACTATGCGACCTTCGACGTGCTGGTGCAGAGCCCGGGCGAGTTCGCGTCCCTGGCCGGCGGGCACGGAGCCGACGTGGTGGTGATCGGGTTCGGCGACACCCACCGGTTCGGCTGA
- a CDS encoding restriction endonuclease subunit S, which translates to MLKDLKPYPVYKDSGVEWLGEVPAHWEVRKVRDVARVINGYPFDSGRFSQPAGVPLIRIRDLNKTQTAVRYDGPFVEAARVNPGDVLIGMDGDFNVGIWRGSEPALLNQRMCCVRSANPATEKFLAYLLPRPLKVINDVTWSTTVKHLSSGQVERIQFPLPPLPEQTAIVRFLDYVDRRVRRVIRARRRRIELLEEYKQALIHQTVTGQTDVRTGKPYPAYKDSGVEWLGKVPEHWEIRALGRAGSVVGGMTPSMDKPEYWGGAIPWVTPKDMKHAEIRDSIIRVTDQALAETPLHVIEPPAVLVVVRGMILARHIPIAWTSAPVTINQDMKALVTHTGILPQFIVHFLNTNQDALAPLIDEAGHGTKRLPMEHWTKFPVLVPPPAEQSAIVERIETQLATFDATIAATRREIELLQEFRTRLVADVVTGKLDVREVAARLPEEEPDLDDLEPEDDEAGNEPDEEDPGAEDDDDQG; encoded by the coding sequence ATGCTGAAGGACCTCAAACCCTACCCCGTGTACAAGGACTCCGGCGTCGAGTGGTTGGGGGAGGTGCCGGCACATTGGGAGGTGCGGAAGGTCCGCGATGTTGCACGGGTGATCAACGGTTATCCGTTCGACTCAGGGAGGTTTTCACAGCCGGCTGGTGTCCCGCTGATACGCATTCGTGATCTCAACAAAACGCAGACAGCAGTTCGGTACGATGGACCGTTTGTTGAGGCCGCCAGGGTCAATCCGGGAGATGTCCTCATCGGAATGGATGGCGACTTCAACGTTGGTATCTGGAGGGGGTCCGAACCTGCCCTGCTTAACCAGCGAATGTGTTGTGTCAGGAGCGCGAACCCTGCGACGGAAAAGTTCCTCGCGTACTTGCTACCGCGACCTCTGAAGGTGATCAACGATGTGACATGGTCAACGACTGTAAAACATCTTTCCTCCGGCCAAGTGGAGCGAATTCAGTTCCCCCTCCCACCCCTCCCCGAACAAACCGCCATCGTGCGGTTTCTGGACTATGTGGACCGGCGGGTGCGGCGGGTGATTCGGGCGCGGCGGAGGCGGATCGAGCTGCTCGAGGAGTACAAGCAGGCCCTCATCCACCAGACCGTCACGGGCCAGACCGACGTCCGCACCGGCAAGCCCTACCCCGCCTACAAAGACTCGGGCGTCGAATGGCTGGGCAAGGTGCCGGAGCATTGGGAGATCCGTGCACTGGGGCGGGCCGGCAGCGTGGTTGGCGGAATGACACCGAGCATGGATAAGCCGGAGTACTGGGGCGGCGCAATCCCGTGGGTCACCCCGAAAGACATGAAGCATGCCGAGATCCGGGACTCGATCATCCGGGTGACAGATCAGGCTCTCGCGGAGACCCCTTTGCACGTTATCGAACCACCCGCGGTCCTGGTCGTCGTAAGGGGCATGATCCTTGCGCGACATATACCGATCGCGTGGACTAGTGCGCCAGTAACAATCAACCAAGATATGAAAGCACTTGTCACTCATACTGGCATCTTACCTCAATTCATCGTACACTTCCTCAATACAAACCAAGATGCCCTAGCACCCTTGATCGATGAGGCGGGACACGGGACAAAAAGACTACCCATGGAACATTGGACCAAATTCCCAGTATTGGTGCCGCCTCCGGCCGAACAATCCGCCATTGTCGAGCGCATCGAAACGCAACTCGCGACGTTCGACGCCACGATCGCCGCCACACGCCGCGAGATCGAGCTGCTTCAGGAGTTTCGCACCAGGCTCGTGGCCGACGTGGTCACGGGCAAGCTGGACGTACGCGAGGTGGCGGCCCGGCTGCCCGAGGAGGAACCCGACCTGGACGACCTCGAGCCGGAAGACGACGAGGCCGGCAATGAGCCGGATGAGGAAGACCCGGGGGCGGAGGATGACGACGACCAAGGGTAA
- the rpmB gene encoding 50S ribosomal protein L28 produces MARRCEICGKGPTRGNNVSHANNRTKKIVLPNLQVVRAKVGGSTRRIKVCTRCLRSNRVEKAVS; encoded by the coding sequence ATGGCCAGACGGTGTGAAATCTGCGGCAAGGGCCCCACACGGGGCAACAACGTGAGCCACGCGAACAACCGCACGAAGAAGATCGTGCTGCCCAACCTCCAGGTGGTGCGGGCCAAGGTGGGCGGAAGCACCCGCCGGATCAAGGTGTGCACCCGCTGCCTGCGCTCGAACCGGGTGGAGAAGGCGGTATCGTAG
- a CDS encoding sulfite exporter TauE/SafE family protein: protein MTDYALLFGVGLVAGALNVIAGGGSFLTLPILIFLGLPATVANGTNRVGIFLQNVAAVWGFNRHKVMDWRYVLWAAVPATFGAGLGTWAAVSIGDAAFRRVLAFLMIAVTLWTLWDPLRKHRAFLNPGDRPRVGWLAAGFFVVGIYGGFVQAGVGFLILATTTLAGLDLVRGNAVKVLSVLVYTALSLGLFAWQDKVVWDLGLALAVGTVAGSQVGVRLTVLKGHGWVKGVVTVAVVVFAVKLLLMG from the coding sequence GTGACGGACTACGCGCTGCTGTTCGGGGTGGGGCTGGTGGCCGGGGCCTTGAACGTGATCGCGGGCGGGGGGTCGTTCCTGACCCTGCCGATCCTGATCTTCCTGGGGCTGCCGGCCACGGTGGCCAACGGCACGAACCGGGTGGGGATCTTCCTCCAGAACGTGGCTGCCGTGTGGGGGTTCAACCGCCACAAGGTGATGGACTGGCGCTACGTGCTGTGGGCGGCCGTGCCGGCCACCTTCGGGGCCGGCCTCGGCACCTGGGCCGCGGTGAGCATCGGGGATGCGGCGTTCCGAAGGGTGCTGGCGTTCCTGATGATCGCGGTGACCCTGTGGACCCTGTGGGATCCCCTGCGGAAACATCGGGCGTTCCTGAACCCCGGCGACCGGCCCCGGGTGGGGTGGCTGGCGGCCGGATTCTTCGTGGTGGGGATCTACGGTGGGTTCGTGCAGGCCGGAGTCGGGTTTCTGATCCTGGCCACCACCACCCTGGCCGGGCTGGACCTGGTGCGGGGCAACGCGGTCAAGGTGTTGAGCGTGCTGGTGTACACGGCCCTGTCGCTGGGGCTGTTCGCGTGGCAGGACAAGGTGGTGTGGGACCTGGGCCTGGCCCTGGCGGTGGGCACCGTGGCCGGCAGCCAGGTGGGGGTGAGGCTCACGGTGCTCAAGGGCCACGGGTGGGTCAAGGGGGTGGTCACCGTGGCGGTGGTGGTGTTTGCGGTGAAGCTGCTGCTGATGGGGTAG
- a CDS encoding phosphomannomutase: MSSVRIQDLMEESGVKFGTSGARGLAEAITDRVAYAYTLGFLQHLERLGEFGPDTPVAIGGDHRPSTPRILRAVARAVADRGGRVRHCGLLPSPALALYGMTEGIPSVMVTGSHIPEDRNGIKYTRPGGEILKRDEAAIREQVVEVPDEAFDDRGALRQAPALGPDDPTARRRYVDRYFEAFPEGFLAGKRVGLYEHSAVGRDLLAELLEGFGAEVVRLGRSDRFVPVDTEAIRPEDVDLARQWAAEHRLDALVSADGDSDRPLVADETGRWLRGDVLGILVARLLGADAVVCPVSCNTAVEKCGWFRKVVRTRIGSPYVIEGMARAAAEGFRTVVGYEANGGFLTASPIRLDRGELAPLPTRDAAVAILGVLLLAVREGKTVSELRAALPPRYTASDRLKEFPTEVSRARVEELIAGGPEAVEAAFDRRFGPVASLDTTDGLRVTFRSGEVVHLRPSGNAPEFRCYTEADSEERALELLREALEVMETWRV; this comes from the coding sequence ATGAGCTCGGTTCGAATTCAGGACCTGATGGAGGAAAGCGGGGTGAAGTTCGGCACCAGCGGGGCCCGGGGCCTGGCCGAGGCCATCACGGACCGGGTGGCCTACGCCTACACCCTGGGTTTTCTGCAGCACCTGGAGCGCCTGGGCGAGTTCGGCCCCGACACGCCCGTGGCCATCGGAGGGGACCACCGGCCCTCGACCCCCCGCATCCTGCGGGCCGTGGCCCGGGCCGTGGCCGACCGGGGCGGTCGGGTGCGCCACTGCGGGCTGCTGCCCTCCCCCGCGCTGGCCCTGTACGGCATGACCGAGGGGATCCCCTCGGTCATGGTGACCGGCAGCCACATCCCCGAGGACCGAAACGGCATCAAGTACACCCGGCCCGGCGGCGAGATCCTGAAACGCGACGAGGCCGCGATCCGGGAGCAGGTGGTGGAGGTCCCTGACGAGGCGTTCGACGACCGGGGCGCGCTGCGGCAAGCCCCGGCGCTGGGGCCCGACGACCCCACGGCGCGCCGCCGATACGTGGATCGGTACTTCGAGGCCTTTCCCGAGGGCTTCCTGGCCGGGAAGCGCGTGGGCCTGTACGAGCACTCGGCCGTGGGCCGGGACCTGCTTGCCGAGCTGCTCGAGGGGTTCGGGGCCGAGGTGGTGCGGCTGGGCCGGAGCGACCGGTTCGTGCCGGTGGACACCGAGGCGATCCGGCCCGAGGACGTGGACCTGGCCCGGCAGTGGGCGGCCGAGCACCGGCTCGACGCCCTCGTGTCGGCCGACGGCGACAGCGACCGGCCCCTGGTGGCCGACGAGACCGGTCGGTGGCTCCGGGGCGACGTGCTGGGCATCCTGGTGGCCCGGCTCCTGGGGGCCGACGCGGTGGTGTGCCCGGTGAGCTGCAACACGGCCGTGGAGAAGTGCGGCTGGTTCCGGAAGGTGGTGCGGACCCGGATCGGGTCGCCCTACGTGATCGAGGGGATGGCCAGGGCCGCGGCCGAGGGGTTTCGCACCGTGGTGGGGTACGAGGCCAACGGCGGGTTCCTCACGGCCTCGCCGATCCGGCTCGACCGGGGGGAGCTCGCGCCCCTGCCCACCCGGGACGCGGCCGTGGCGATCCTGGGGGTGCTGCTGCTGGCCGTGCGCGAGGGGAAGACCGTCTCGGAACTCCGGGCCGCCCTGCCCCCACGGTACACCGCGAGCGACCGCCTCAAGGAGTTCCCCACCGAGGTCAGCCGGGCCCGGGTCGAGGAGCTGATCGCCGGGGGGCCCGAGGCGGTCGAAGCCGCCTTCGACCGCCGGTTCGGGCCGGTGGCCTCCCTGGACACCACCGACGGGCTCAGGGTCACGTTTCGGTCCGGCGAGGTCGTGCACCTGCGGCCCTCGGGCAACGCGCCCGAGTTCCGGTGCTACACCGAGGCCGACTCGGAGGAGCGAGCCCTGGAGCTCCTGCGCGAGGCATTGGAGGTGATGGAGACCTGGAGAGTCTGA
- the tpx gene encoding thiol peroxidase, which translates to MDRRKGIVTLAGNPMTLLGPELKPGDPAPAFTVVDADLKPVGLGDLGGGVRLLSAVPSLDTPVCELQTKRFHQEAAALPPEVTIATISMDLPFAQKRFCATHGIDRIRVLSDYKDASFGLAYGVLIEEVRLLARSIFVIGPDDVVRYVEIVPEVGTHPDYDRALAAVRSLAG; encoded by the coding sequence ATGGACCGACGAAAAGGAATCGTGACCCTGGCGGGCAACCCGATGACCCTGCTGGGCCCCGAGCTGAAGCCCGGCGACCCGGCGCCGGCGTTCACGGTGGTGGACGCCGACCTGAAGCCGGTGGGGCTCGGTGACCTGGGGGGCGGGGTGCGGCTGTTGAGCGCGGTGCCCAGCCTGGACACCCCGGTGTGCGAGCTCCAGACGAAGCGGTTTCACCAGGAGGCGGCGGCGCTGCCCCCGGAGGTGACGATCGCCACGATCTCCATGGATCTGCCGTTCGCCCAGAAGCGGTTCTGCGCCACCCACGGGATCGACCGGATCCGGGTGCTCTCGGACTACAAGGACGCCTCGTTCGGTCTGGCCTACGGGGTGTTGATCGAGGAGGTGCGGCTCCTGGCGCGGTCGATCTTCGTGATCGGCCCGGACGACGTGGTCCGGTACGTGGAGATCGTGCCCGAGGTGGGGACCCACCCCGACTACGACCGGGCCCTGGCCGCCGTCCGCTCCCTGGCAGGGTGA
- the thrC gene encoding threonine synthase — translation MVYACIRCGATEDLDRLLYTCPSCGGLLRVRDENFEALRDRGGDEWRRVFDLRRAVGVEALQGIFCFHELVLPHVPLEDVVYLGEGHTPLVRANPELADWVGAEFFVKNDGQNPSASFKDRGMASAISFLNHYLRTRRPGTVLGICASTGDTSAAAALYLSYLPKAAVRSAVLLPRGRVTPQQLSQPLGSGARVIEVPGVFDDCMRLVEELADRYEVFLLNSKNPVRINGQKSFAFEVAQQLGWAVEDATVAVPIGNAGNVTAILEGFWDLRRLGVTDGLPRILGVQSEHADPVARWRSTGRYEPVRVRPSVAQAAMIGNPVSFPKVRQLVEEEYRDRFTCVSVTEQEILDTMLHVNRHGHVVCTQGGEAVAGLRKALAQGLIPATGRFVCDSTSHQLKFAGFQEAYFAGTLDPEYEVEPRPELVNRPVALEASAEAVAEHLGLRPRKAGRRPNVL, via the coding sequence ATGGTGTACGCCTGCATCCGGTGCGGGGCCACCGAAGACCTGGACCGGCTGCTCTACACCTGCCCCTCGTGCGGGGGCCTGCTGCGGGTGCGCGACGAGAACTTCGAGGCGCTCCGGGACCGCGGCGGGGACGAGTGGCGCCGGGTGTTCGACCTGCGGCGGGCCGTGGGGGTGGAGGCCCTGCAGGGGATTTTCTGCTTCCACGAGCTCGTCCTGCCCCACGTGCCTCTGGAGGACGTGGTGTACCTGGGCGAGGGCCACACCCCGCTCGTGCGGGCGAACCCCGAGCTGGCGGACTGGGTGGGCGCCGAGTTCTTCGTCAAGAACGACGGCCAGAACCCCTCGGCCTCGTTCAAGGACCGGGGCATGGCGAGCGCCATCAGCTTTCTGAACCACTACCTGCGCACCCGCCGGCCGGGCACGGTGCTGGGCATCTGCGCCTCCACCGGCGACACCTCGGCCGCAGCCGCCCTGTACCTGTCGTACCTGCCCAAGGCCGCGGTGCGCTCGGCCGTGCTCCTGCCCCGGGGCAGGGTGACCCCCCAGCAGCTCTCCCAGCCCCTGGGCAGCGGGGCCCGGGTGATCGAGGTGCCCGGGGTGTTCGACGACTGCATGCGGCTGGTGGAGGAGCTGGCCGACCGCTACGAGGTGTTCCTGCTCAACTCCAAGAACCCGGTGCGGATCAACGGCCAGAAGTCCTTCGCCTTCGAGGTGGCCCAGCAGCTGGGCTGGGCGGTGGAGGACGCCACCGTGGCCGTGCCCATCGGCAACGCGGGCAACGTCACCGCCATCCTGGAGGGGTTCTGGGACCTGCGGCGCCTGGGCGTGACCGACGGGCTGCCCCGGATCCTCGGAGTGCAGAGCGAGCACGCCGACCCCGTGGCCCGGTGGCGGAGCACCGGCCGGTACGAGCCCGTGCGGGTGCGGCCCAGCGTGGCCCAGGCCGCGATGATCGGCAACCCGGTGTCGTTCCCCAAGGTGCGCCAGCTGGTGGAGGAGGAGTACCGGGACCGGTTCACCTGCGTGAGCGTGACCGAGCAGGAGATCCTGGACACCATGCTCCACGTGAACCGCCACGGCCACGTGGTGTGCACCCAGGGCGGAGAGGCCGTGGCCGGCCTGCGCAAGGCCCTGGCCCAGGGGCTGATCCCGGCCACGGGCCGGTTCGTGTGCGACTCCACCAGCCACCAGCTCAAGTTCGCGGGGTTCCAAGAGGCGTATTTCGCGGGTACTCTGGACCCGGAGTACGAGGTGGAGCCCCGGCCGGAGCTGGTGAACCGCCCCGTGGCGCTGGAGGCCTCGGCCGAGGCCGTGGCCGAGCACCTGGGCCTGCGGCCCAGGAAGGCTGGGAGGCGTCCCAACGTCCTATGA
- a CDS encoding type I restriction-modification system subunit M, with translation MDMEALKRRLLEVLATRGGSAGNQALRNDLGVADGTYTALVDLLVREGRIVRGRGRGGSVRLVEPAAAAGAPEAKPEATRSAGEQPKPQPKPGPARPHAPAEAEPAQLTWITNFIWGIADDVLRDLYVRGKYRDVILPMTVIRRLDAVLEPTKEAVLEMKRRLDEVGLVHQETALCQAAGQAFYNTSPFTLRDLRARGSRQQLEADFRAYLDGFSPNVQEILDNFEFRNQIPRLSKADALGSLIEKFLDPSINLSPEPVRNADGSVRLSGLDNHAMGTIFEELVRRFNEENNEEAGEHWTPRDAVRLMARLIFLPVADKIESGTYLLYDGACGTGGMLTVAEETLRRLATERGKQVVTHLYGQEINAETYAICKADMLLKGEGEEADHIVGGPEHSTLSNDAFPSMEFDFMLSNPPYGKSWKGDLERLGGKSGIRDPRFIVQHRGEELSFVTRSSDGQMLFLANMVSKMKHGTALGSRIAEVHNGSSLFTGDAGQGESNIRRWIIENDWLEAIVALPLNMFYNTGIATYIWVLTNRKPAHRRGRVQLIDATGWYTPLRKNLGKKNCELSEADIERICEVFLGFEETEQSKIFPNAAFGYWKVTVERPLRLKGIDPERAYTAAEIRKLRETSKRAGDAPPVIRKIHKAGTAPDPLRGLFEVTIRGRPRVVQYEPDTELRDTEQIPFLECPRCQEPGYLPSEADTAEAIAAFLRREVLPYAPDAWYDPGKVKIGYEISFNRYFYKPKALRSLVEIRADLLAVEREAEGLLAEILGKR, from the coding sequence ATGGACATGGAAGCCCTGAAGCGCAGGCTCCTCGAGGTGCTGGCCACCCGGGGTGGCTCGGCCGGAAACCAGGCCCTGCGTAACGACCTGGGCGTGGCCGACGGCACCTACACCGCGCTGGTGGACCTGCTCGTGCGCGAGGGCCGCATCGTTCGCGGCAGGGGCCGGGGCGGGTCGGTCCGGCTCGTGGAACCGGCCGCGGCCGCCGGGGCCCCCGAAGCGAAACCGGAAGCCACCCGATCGGCCGGCGAACAGCCCAAGCCCCAGCCGAAACCCGGCCCGGCCCGGCCCCACGCCCCGGCCGAGGCCGAGCCGGCGCAGCTCACCTGGATCACCAACTTCATCTGGGGCATCGCCGACGACGTGCTCCGCGACCTCTACGTGCGGGGCAAGTACCGCGACGTCATCCTGCCCATGACCGTGATCCGGCGGCTCGACGCCGTGCTCGAGCCCACCAAAGAGGCCGTCCTGGAGATGAAGCGGAGGCTCGACGAGGTCGGCCTCGTGCACCAGGAGACGGCGCTTTGCCAGGCCGCGGGCCAGGCCTTCTACAACACCTCGCCCTTCACCCTGCGCGACCTCCGGGCCCGGGGGAGCCGCCAGCAGCTCGAGGCCGACTTCCGGGCCTACCTCGACGGGTTCTCGCCCAACGTGCAGGAGATCCTCGACAACTTCGAGTTCCGCAACCAGATCCCCCGGCTCTCCAAGGCCGACGCCCTGGGGAGCCTCATCGAGAAGTTCCTCGACCCCAGCATCAACCTGAGCCCCGAGCCCGTGCGAAACGCCGACGGTTCGGTGCGGCTCTCGGGCCTCGACAACCACGCCATGGGCACCATCTTCGAGGAGCTGGTGCGGCGGTTCAACGAGGAGAACAACGAGGAGGCCGGCGAGCACTGGACCCCCCGCGACGCCGTAAGGCTCATGGCCCGGCTCATCTTCCTGCCCGTCGCCGACAAGATCGAGTCGGGCACCTACCTCCTCTACGACGGGGCCTGCGGTACCGGCGGCATGCTCACCGTGGCCGAGGAGACCCTGCGCCGGCTCGCGACCGAGCGGGGCAAGCAGGTGGTCACCCACCTCTACGGCCAGGAGATCAACGCCGAGACCTACGCCATCTGCAAGGCCGACATGCTGCTGAAGGGCGAGGGCGAGGAGGCCGACCACATCGTGGGCGGGCCCGAGCACTCCACCCTCTCGAACGACGCCTTCCCCTCCATGGAGTTCGACTTCATGCTGTCAAACCCGCCCTACGGCAAGAGCTGGAAGGGCGACCTCGAGCGCCTGGGCGGGAAATCGGGCATCCGCGACCCGCGCTTCATCGTGCAGCACCGCGGCGAGGAGCTTTCGTTCGTCACCCGGTCGAGCGACGGCCAGATGCTCTTCCTCGCCAACATGGTCTCCAAGATGAAGCACGGCACGGCGCTCGGAAGCCGAATCGCCGAGGTGCACAACGGAAGCTCGCTCTTCACGGGCGACGCCGGACAGGGCGAATCGAACATCCGGCGCTGGATCATCGAGAACGACTGGCTCGAGGCCATCGTGGCCCTGCCGCTCAACATGTTCTACAACACGGGCATCGCCACCTACATCTGGGTGCTCACCAACCGGAAACCCGCCCACCGCAGGGGCCGGGTGCAGCTCATCGACGCCACCGGGTGGTACACCCCGCTCCGGAAGAACCTGGGCAAGAAGAACTGCGAGCTGTCCGAGGCCGACATCGAACGGATCTGCGAGGTGTTCCTCGGGTTCGAGGAAACCGAGCAGTCGAAGATCTTCCCCAACGCGGCCTTCGGGTACTGGAAGGTCACGGTGGAGCGGCCCCTGCGGCTCAAAGGCATCGACCCCGAGCGGGCCTACACGGCGGCCGAGATCCGGAAACTCCGCGAAACCAGCAAGCGGGCCGGCGACGCCCCGCCGGTGATCCGCAAGATCCACAAGGCCGGCACCGCGCCCGACCCTCTCAGGGGCCTGTTCGAGGTGACGATCCGAGGCAGGCCCCGGGTGGTGCAGTACGAGCCCGACACCGAGCTGCGCGACACCGAGCAGATCCCGTTCCTCGAGTGCCCGCGCTGCCAAGAGCCCGGGTACCTGCCCTCCGAGGCCGACACCGCCGAGGCCATCGCGGCGTTCCTGCGGCGCGAGGTGCTCCCCTACGCCCCCGACGCCTGGTACGACCCGGGCAAGGTCAAAATCGGCTACGAGATCAGCTTCAACCGCTACTTCTACAAACCCAAGGCCCTGCGCTCCCTCGTGGAGATCCGCGCCGACCTCCTGGCGGTGGAGAGGGAGGCCGAGGGGCTGTTGGCGGAGATTCTGGGGAAAAGGTGA
- the rhuM gene encoding RhuM family protein: MTTTKGKASGSPAGGSGKATSIGAPHGEVVIYEDPAHGVRVDVRLEQDTLWLNLNQIAELFGRDKSVISRHLRNVFREGELDRESTVAKFATVQQEGGRTVTRQIEHFNLDAILSVGYRVNSKRGTQFRIWATRVLRDHLLKGYTVNARRLEQLRQTIRVVSKAAGHPELSSDQAGALLRVLRDYSYALDLLDAYDHNRLPPPSEDYFPAEAITPDEARRVVAVLKERFGGSPLFGQEAREGALESSLATVFQTAAGRDLYPSLEEKAAHLLYFLVKNHPFVDGNKRIGAALFLRFLDKNGALIGADGEPAISQEGLVAVTLLIAESAAEDRDTVIRVLMALIRKNRAGMGERR; this comes from the coding sequence ATGACGACGACCAAGGGTAAAGCCTCGGGAAGCCCCGCCGGCGGGAGCGGGAAGGCTACCTCGATCGGTGCGCCGCACGGCGAGGTGGTGATCTACGAGGACCCCGCTCACGGGGTCCGGGTGGACGTGCGACTCGAGCAGGACACGCTTTGGCTCAACTTGAACCAGATCGCAGAACTCTTCGGGCGGGACAAGTCCGTGATTTCCAGGCACTTGCGCAATGTGTTCCGGGAGGGTGAACTGGACCGGGAGTCAACTGTTGCAAAATTTGCAACAGTTCAGCAAGAAGGGGGACGGACCGTCACCCGACAGATCGAGCACTTCAACCTCGACGCCATCCTCTCCGTGGGATACCGGGTCAACTCCAAGAGGGGGACCCAGTTCCGCATCTGGGCAACCCGGGTGTTGCGTGACCACCTGCTCAAGGGATACACGGTAAACGCCCGTCGCTTAGAGCAGTTGCGCCAGACCATCAGGGTGGTGAGCAAGGCCGCGGGCCACCCGGAACTTTCGAGCGACCAAGCCGGCGCGCTACTGCGGGTGTTGCGTGACTACAGCTACGCACTCGACCTACTCGACGCGTACGACCACAACCGCCTTCCTCCGCCCAGCGAGGACTACTTCCCGGCCGAGGCGATCACACCCGACGAGGCCCGACGCGTGGTGGCTGTACTGAAGGAGCGGTTCGGTGGTTCCCCCCTGTTCGGCCAGGAGGCCCGGGAGGGCGCACTGGAAAGCTCCTTGGCAACGGTGTTCCAGACCGCAGCGGGCCGCGACCTGTACCCTTCGCTGGAGGAAAAGGCGGCGCACCTCCTCTATTTCCTCGTCAAGAACCACCCGTTCGTGGATGGCAACAAGCGGATTGGGGCCGCGCTGTTCCTACGGTTTCTCGACAAAAACGGCGCGCTGATCGGGGCCGACGGTGAACCCGCCATCTCGCAGGAGGGATTGGTGGCGGTCACGCTCCTCATCGCGGAGAGCGCGGCCGAGGACCGGGATACAGTGATTCGGGTGCTTATGGCACTGATCCGGAAGAACCGGGCGGGCATGGGGGAGCGGAGATGA